One window of the Pseudomonas sp. S04 genome contains the following:
- the tcyN gene encoding L-cystine ABC transporter ATP-binding protein TcyN, which produces MIVVEKLTKQFKGQVVLNGIDLEVKEGEVVAIIGPSGSGKTTFLRCLNFLEEPSSGRIKVGDIEIDGSRPLNQQQGLVRQLRQHVGFVFQNFNLFPHRTALENVTEGPLVVKKIPREEALALGRKLLAKVGLAGKEDAYPRRLSGGQQQRVAIARALAMEPEVILFDEPTSALDPELVGEVLATIRGLAEEKRTMVIVTHEMGFARDVANRVVFFDKGVIVEQGEAKALFANPKEERTRQFLSKFLNA; this is translated from the coding sequence ATGATTGTCGTGGAAAAACTGACAAAGCAGTTCAAGGGTCAAGTTGTGCTCAATGGCATCGACCTGGAGGTCAAGGAAGGCGAGGTGGTCGCCATCATCGGCCCCAGCGGCTCGGGCAAGACTACCTTCCTGCGCTGCCTGAACTTTCTCGAAGAGCCGAGCAGTGGCCGGATCAAGGTCGGCGACATCGAGATCGATGGTAGCCGCCCGCTGAACCAGCAGCAGGGCCTGGTGCGCCAATTGCGCCAGCACGTGGGCTTCGTGTTCCAGAACTTCAACCTGTTCCCGCACCGCACGGCGCTGGAAAACGTCACCGAAGGGCCACTGGTGGTCAAGAAGATTCCCAGGGAGGAGGCCCTGGCACTGGGCCGCAAACTCCTGGCCAAGGTCGGCCTGGCGGGCAAGGAAGATGCCTACCCGCGCCGGCTCTCCGGCGGCCAGCAACAGCGCGTGGCGATCGCCAGGGCGCTGGCCATGGAGCCGGAAGTGATCCTCTTCGACGAACCAACCTCCGCGCTGGATCCGGAACTGGTCGGTGAAGTGCTGGCGACCATTCGTGGCCTGGCGGAAGAAAAACGCACCATGGTCATCGTCACCCACGAAATGGGCTTTGCACGCGACGTGGCCAACCGCGTGGTGTTTTTTGACAAGGGCGTGATCGTTGAACAAGGCGAAGCCAAGGCCTTGTTTGCCAACCCCAAGGAAGAGCGTACCCGACAGTTTCTCAGCAAGTTTCTTAACGCCTGA
- the tcyL gene encoding cystine ABC transporter permease, whose protein sequence is MGEAFQLALDSAPFLLKGAYYTVILSLGGMFFGLLLGFGLALMRLSRFKLVSWIARIYVSFFRGTPLLVQLFVIYYGLPQLGVELDPLPAALIGFSLNMAAYACEILRAAISSIERGQWEAAASIGMTRAQTLRRAILPQAARTALPPLGNSFISLVKDTALAATIQVPELFRQAQLITARTFEIFTMYLAAALIYWVLATVLSHLQNKLEERVNRHDQES, encoded by the coding sequence ATGGGCGAGGCTTTCCAACTCGCGCTGGACTCCGCGCCCTTTCTGCTCAAGGGCGCGTACTACACCGTCATCCTCAGCCTTGGCGGGATGTTTTTCGGCCTGCTGCTGGGCTTCGGCCTGGCCTTGATGCGCCTGTCGCGCTTCAAGCTGGTGAGCTGGATCGCGCGCATTTATGTGTCGTTCTTTCGCGGCACGCCGTTGCTGGTGCAGCTGTTCGTGATCTATTACGGTTTGCCGCAATTGGGCGTCGAGCTTGATCCGCTGCCGGCGGCCTTGATCGGCTTCTCGCTGAACATGGCCGCCTATGCCTGCGAAATCCTGCGCGCCGCCATCAGTTCGATCGAACGGGGCCAATGGGAAGCCGCGGCCAGTATCGGCATGACCCGTGCGCAGACCCTGCGCCGGGCCATCCTGCCGCAAGCCGCGCGCACCGCATTGCCGCCCCTGGGCAACAGCTTCATCTCGCTGGTCAAGGACACCGCGCTGGCCGCGACCATCCAGGTGCCGGAGCTGTTCCGCCAGGCGCAGTTGATTACCGCCCGCACCTTCGAAATTTTCACCATGTATCTTGCCGCCGCGCTGATCTACTGGGTTCTGGCCACGGTGCTGTCGCACCTGCAGAACAAGTTGGAAGAGCGGGTCAATCGGCACGACCAGGAGTCCTGA
- the tcyJ gene encoding cystine ABC transporter substrate-binding protein, whose amino-acid sequence MNFSAFRRNLLVGSLGLVLGAGLLGQAVAGEQLQKIKDAGVINVGLEGTYPPFSFVDADGKLAGFEVEFSEALAKELGVKVKLQPTKWDGILAALESKRLDAVVNQVTISEERKKKYDFSEPYTVSGIQALVLTKNKDSIKSAADLAGKKVGVGLGTNYEQWVKANVPTADIRTYEDDPTKFQDLRVGRIDAILIDRLAALEYAKKAKDTTAAGEAFSRQEAGIALRKGEPELLAAVNKAIDKLRADGTLKKLSEKYFNADVTQ is encoded by the coding sequence ATGAATTTTTCCGCATTTCGTCGAAATCTGCTGGTGGGCTCGCTGGGCCTGGTACTTGGTGCCGGTCTGTTGGGGCAAGCGGTAGCCGGTGAGCAACTGCAAAAGATCAAGGACGCGGGCGTGATCAACGTCGGCCTGGAAGGCACCTACCCACCGTTCAGTTTTGTCGATGCCGACGGCAAGCTGGCAGGTTTCGAAGTCGAATTTTCCGAAGCCCTGGCCAAGGAGCTGGGGGTCAAGGTCAAACTGCAACCGACCAAGTGGGATGGCATCCTCGCCGCCCTGGAGTCCAAGCGCCTGGATGCGGTCGTCAACCAGGTAACCATCTCTGAAGAGCGCAAGAAGAAGTACGACTTCTCCGAGCCCTACACCGTCTCCGGGATTCAGGCGCTGGTACTGACCAAGAACAAGGACAGCATCAAGTCCGCCGCCGACCTGGCTGGCAAGAAAGTCGGGGTGGGCCTGGGCACCAACTACGAGCAGTGGGTGAAGGCCAATGTGCCGACCGCTGACATCCGCACCTACGAAGATGACCCAACCAAGTTCCAGGATCTGCGTGTCGGGCGCATCGACGCCATTCTGATCGACCGCCTCGCCGCGCTGGAATACGCCAAGAAAGCCAAGGACACCACCGCTGCCGGTGAAGCGTTCTCTCGTCAGGAAGCCGGTATCGCCCTGCGCAAAGGCGAGCCTGAGCTGCTGGCCGCAGTGAACAAGGCGATCGACAAGCTGCGTGCCGACGGTACGCTGAAGAAGCTTTCGGAAAAATACTTCAACGCTGACGTCACTCAGTAA
- a CDS encoding D-cysteine desulfhydrase, translating to MIKQQLARFHRLDLLVNATPLEKLERLSTWLGREVYVKRDDLTPLAMGGNKLRKLEYLAADALAQGADTLITAGAIQSNHVRQTAAIAAKLGLGCVALLENPIGTDDSNYLGNGNRLLLDLFDAKVELVDNLDNADQQLQALAERLRSSGKQPYLVPIGGSNALGALGYVRAGLELAEQIKDTGLQFAAVVLASGSAGTHSGLALALSEVLPELPVIGVTVSRTDEDQRPKVQGLAERTAELLGIQLPASFKVQLWDEYFAPRYGEPSAGTLAAVKLLASQEGLLLDPVYTGKAMAGLLDGIGRQRFDNGPILFLHTGGAPALFAYAASFA from the coding sequence ATGATCAAACAACAGCTTGCTCGCTTTCACCGACTGGATCTTCTCGTCAACGCCACCCCCTTGGAAAAGCTCGAGCGGCTGTCGACCTGGCTGGGGCGCGAGGTCTACGTCAAGCGTGACGACCTGACGCCGCTGGCCATGGGTGGCAACAAGCTGCGCAAACTCGAATACCTGGCCGCCGACGCACTGGCCCAGGGCGCCGACACCCTGATCACCGCCGGGGCCATCCAGTCCAACCATGTGCGCCAGACTGCGGCAATTGCCGCAAAGCTCGGTCTGGGCTGCGTCGCCCTGCTGGAAAACCCGATCGGCACGGATGACAGCAACTACCTGGGCAACGGCAACCGCCTGCTGCTGGACCTGTTCGATGCCAAGGTCGAGCTAGTGGACAACCTCGACAACGCCGACCAACAGTTGCAAGCCCTGGCGGAGCGCCTGCGCAGCAGCGGCAAGCAGCCGTACCTGGTGCCAATTGGCGGCTCCAATGCCTTGGGCGCGCTGGGGTATGTGCGGGCAGGGCTGGAACTGGCCGAACAGATCAAGGACACCGGCCTGCAATTTGCGGCCGTGGTCCTGGCCTCGGGCAGTGCCGGCACCCATAGCGGCCTGGCGCTGGCATTGAGTGAAGTGCTACCGGAACTACCGGTGATCGGGGTCACCGTCTCGCGCACCGATGAAGACCAGCGCCCCAAGGTCCAGGGCCTGGCCGAACGCACCGCCGAACTGCTGGGGATCCAACTGCCGGCGAGTTTCAAGGTACAACTGTGGGACGAGTACTTCGCCCCCCGCTACGGCGAGCCGAGCGCCGGTACCCTGGCTGCGGTCAAGCTGCTGGCGAGCCAGGAAGGCCTGTTGCTCGACCCGGTCTACACCGGCAAGGCCATGGCCGGACTGCTCGATGGCATTGGCCGGCAGCGTTTCGACAATGGTCCTATCCTGTTCCTGCACACTGGCGGCGCCCCGGCACTGTTTGCCTACGCTGCATCGTTCGCCTGA
- the epsC gene encoding serine O-acetyltransferase EpsC, producing the protein MSERSSHWQLQTIVSQLRVARDQWRAQNGRSSGEQGGRELPSRAAMAEILEALCGALFPMRLGPVDLREESEDFYVGHTLDVALNALLGQARLELRYVARQTAQVDTEVEARAISLIQDFALALPELRGLLDSDVLAAYHGDPAARSVDEVLLCYPGILAVIHHRLAHHLYRAGLPLLARISSEIAHSATGIDIHPGAQIGRSFFIDHGTGVVIGETAIIGERVRIYQAVTLGAKRFPADEDGQLQKGHARHPIVEDDVVIYAGATILGRITIGKGSSIGGNVWLTRSVPPGSNLTQANLQHDDGTQK; encoded by the coding sequence GTGAGTGAGCGTTCCAGCCATTGGCAATTACAGACCATCGTCAGCCAACTGCGCGTAGCCCGTGACCAGTGGCGTGCGCAAAATGGTCGCAGCAGCGGTGAGCAGGGTGGTCGCGAGCTGCCATCGCGCGCAGCGATGGCGGAGATTCTCGAAGCCCTCTGTGGCGCCTTGTTCCCGATGCGCCTGGGGCCGGTGGACCTGCGTGAGGAGAGCGAGGACTTCTACGTCGGGCACACTCTGGACGTGGCCTTGAATGCCCTGCTGGGCCAAGCGCGACTGGAGTTGCGCTATGTCGCCAGGCAAACCGCCCAGGTCGATACCGAGGTCGAGGCACGGGCCATCAGCCTGATCCAGGATTTCGCCCTGGCCTTGCCCGAGTTGCGCGGCCTGTTGGACTCCGACGTGCTCGCCGCCTATCACGGCGATCCGGCAGCCCGCAGCGTCGATGAGGTATTGCTCTGCTACCCGGGGATCCTGGCGGTGATTCACCATCGCCTGGCGCACCACCTGTACCGAGCCGGCCTGCCGTTGCTGGCGCGGATCAGCTCGGAAATTGCCCACTCGGCCACCGGCATCGACATCCACCCGGGTGCGCAGATCGGCCGCAGCTTCTTCATCGACCATGGCACGGGCGTGGTGATCGGCGAGACCGCGATCATCGGCGAGCGCGTGCGCATCTATCAGGCCGTGACCCTGGGCGCCAAGCGCTTCCCGGCGGACGAGGACGGTCAGTTGCAGAAGGGGCATGCGCGTCACCCGATCGTCGAGGACGATGTGGTGATCTACGCTGGTGCGACCATCCTCGGACGGATCACCATCGGCAAGGGCTCGAGCATCGGCGGCAACGTCTGGCTGACCCGCAGCGTACCGCCAGGGAGCAACCTGACCCAGGCCAATCTGCAGCATGATGATGGGACGCAGAAGTAA
- the betT gene encoding choline transporter BetT yields MNPPVFYFAASFILLFGLVVIAFPQQSGAWLLAAQNWAANTVGWYYMLAMTLYLVFVVVTALSGYGKIKLGADHDEPEFSYLSWAGMLFAAGISITLFFFCVSEPLTHLSLPPQGEAGTADAARQAMQILFLHWGLHGWGVFAFVGMALAYFAYRHNLPLALRSALYPLIGKRINGPIGYAVDGFGIIATVFGLGADMGFGVLHLNSGLDYLFGVAHTQWVQVGLITLMMGAAIIVAVAGVDKGVRVMSDINMLLACALLLFVLFAGPTQHLLNTLIQNLGDYLGALPMKSFDLYAYDKPSDWLGGWTVFYWAWWIAWSPFVGLFIARISRGRTIREFVFGVLLIPLGFTLAWMSIFGNSAIDQVLNHGMSALGMSAIDNPSMTLYLLLETYPWSKTVIAVTVFISFVFFVTSADSGTVVLSTLSAKGGNADEDGPKWLRVFWGAMTALVTSALLFAGSIDSLKSAVVLTSLPFSMILLLMMWGLHKAFYLESQKKIAQMHSLAPVSTSRRGKGGWRQRLSQAVHFPSRDEVYRFLETTVRPAIEEVTAVFVEKGVNVVAQPDPANDSVSLEIGHGDQHPFIYQVQMRGYFTPSFARGGMGPKELRNRRYYRAEVHLSEGSQDYDLMGYTKEQIINDILDQYERHMQFLHLVR; encoded by the coding sequence ATGAATCCGCCGGTGTTTTATTTCGCGGCGAGTTTCATCCTGCTGTTCGGCCTGGTGGTCATCGCCTTCCCGCAGCAGTCCGGTGCCTGGCTCCTGGCGGCACAAAACTGGGCGGCCAACACGGTCGGCTGGTACTACATGCTGGCAATGACCCTGTATCTGGTCTTCGTGGTGGTCACCGCCTTGTCTGGCTACGGCAAGATCAAGCTCGGTGCCGACCACGACGAGCCCGAATTCAGTTACCTGTCCTGGGCCGGCATGCTGTTCGCCGCCGGCATCAGTATCACGCTGTTCTTCTTCTGCGTTTCCGAACCCCTGACGCATCTGTCGCTACCGCCCCAGGGCGAAGCCGGCACGGCCGATGCGGCGCGCCAGGCGATGCAGATCCTGTTTTTGCACTGGGGCCTGCACGGCTGGGGGGTGTTCGCCTTTGTCGGCATGGCCCTGGCGTACTTCGCCTACCGGCACAACCTGCCGCTGGCCCTGCGTTCGGCGCTGTACCCGCTGATCGGCAAGCGCATCAACGGCCCGATCGGCTACGCGGTGGATGGTTTTGGCATTATCGCCACGGTATTTGGCCTGGGCGCGGACATGGGCTTTGGCGTGCTGCACCTCAACTCCGGCCTCGATTACCTGTTCGGCGTCGCGCACACCCAGTGGGTCCAGGTCGGGCTGATCACCTTGATGATGGGCGCGGCGATTATCGTCGCCGTCGCGGGTGTGGATAAGGGCGTGCGGGTGATGTCCGACATCAACATGCTGCTGGCCTGCGCGCTGCTGCTGTTCGTGCTGTTCGCCGGCCCCACCCAGCACCTGCTCAATACCTTGATCCAGAACCTTGGCGACTATCTCGGCGCCTTGCCGATGAAGAGTTTTGACCTCTACGCCTACGACAAGCCCAGCGACTGGCTGGGCGGCTGGACGGTGTTCTATTGGGCCTGGTGGATTGCATGGTCGCCCTTTGTCGGGCTGTTCATTGCGCGGATTTCCCGTGGCCGGACCATCCGTGAGTTTGTCTTCGGGGTGTTGCTGATTCCGCTGGGCTTCACCCTGGCGTGGATGTCGATTTTCGGCAACAGCGCCATCGACCAAGTACTCAACCACGGCATGAGCGCGCTCGGTATGTCGGCCATCGACAACCCGTCGATGACCCTGTACCTGCTGCTGGAAACCTACCCGTGGAGCAAGACGGTGATCGCCGTGACGGTGTTCATCAGCTTCGTGTTCTTTGTCACCTCGGCCGACTCCGGCACCGTGGTGCTCTCGACGCTGTCGGCCAAGGGCGGCAATGCCGATGAAGACGGGCCGAAATGGCTGCGGGTGTTCTGGGGGGCGATGACCGCGTTGGTGACCAGTGCGCTGTTGTTCGCCGGCAGCATCGACTCGTTGAAGTCGGCGGTGGTCCTGACCTCGCTGCCGTTCTCGATGATTTTGCTGTTGATGATGTGGGGGCTGCACAAGGCCTTCTATCTCGAGTCGCAGAAGAAGATCGCGCAGATGCACTCCTTGGCCCCGGTCTCGACCTCGCGCCGTGGCAAGGGCGGCTGGCGCCAGCGCTTGAGCCAGGCCGTGCACTTCCCGTCCCGCGATGAGGTGTATCGCTTCCTCGAGACCACGGTGCGTCCGGCGATCGAGGAAGTGACGGCGGTGTTCGTCGAGAAGGGGGTGAACGTGGTTGCACAGCCGGACCCGGCCAACGACAGCGTCAGCCTGGAAATCGGTCACGGCGACCAGCACCCGTTCATCTACCAGGTGCAGATGCGCGGCTACTTCACGCCGTCGTTCGCCCGTGGCGGCATGGGCCCCAAGGAGCTGCGCAACCGCCGTTACTACCGCGCCGAAGTGCACTTGAGCGAGGGCAGTCAGGACTACGACCTGATGGGCTACACCAAGGAGCAGATCATCAACGACATCCTCGATCAGTACGAGCGCCACATGCAGTTCCTGCACCTGGTGCGTTGA
- the tauD gene encoding taurine dioxygenase, which produces MSSLTITPLSHALGAQISGVDIAQPLNVEQRDAIEQALLKHQVLFFRNQPITPQQQARFAANFGDLHIHPIYPNVPEQPEVLILDTAQTDVRDNAVWHTDVTFLPTPALGAVLSAKLLPEFGGDTLWASGIAAYEALSEPLKVLLQGLSATHDFVKSFPLERFGNTAQALEQWEATRKKNPPLSHPVIRTHPVSGRKSLFVNEGFTTRINELSDSESEAILKLLFAHATRPEFTIRWRWQTDDVAFWDNRVTQHFAVDDYRPARRVMHRATVLGDVPF; this is translated from the coding sequence ATGAGCAGCCTGACCATCACCCCCTTGAGCCATGCCCTCGGCGCGCAGATCAGTGGCGTCGATATTGCCCAGCCCCTGAACGTCGAGCAGCGCGACGCCATCGAGCAAGCCCTGCTCAAGCATCAGGTGCTGTTCTTTCGCAATCAACCGATCACCCCGCAGCAACAGGCGCGTTTTGCCGCCAACTTCGGTGACCTGCACATTCACCCGATCTACCCCAACGTGCCGGAACAACCTGAAGTGCTGATCCTCGACACGGCCCAAACCGATGTGCGCGACAACGCCGTCTGGCACACCGACGTGACCTTCCTGCCGACTCCGGCCCTGGGCGCAGTACTCAGTGCCAAGCTGTTGCCAGAATTTGGTGGCGATACCCTGTGGGCCAGCGGCATCGCGGCCTATGAAGCCCTGTCCGAGCCTCTCAAGGTCCTGTTGCAGGGCCTGAGCGCCACCCACGATTTCGTCAAATCGTTCCCGCTGGAGCGCTTTGGCAACACTGCGCAAGCGCTCGAACAATGGGAAGCCACGCGCAAGAAAAACCCACCACTGTCGCACCCGGTGATCCGCACGCACCCGGTCAGCGGGCGCAAGTCGCTGTTCGTCAATGAAGGCTTCACGACCCGGATCAATGAGCTCTCGGACAGCGAAAGCGAAGCCATCCTCAAGCTGCTGTTCGCCCACGCCACCCGCCCGGAATTCACCATCCGCTGGCGCTGGCAGACCGACGACGTGGCCTTCTGGGACAACCGCGTGACCCAGCACTTTGCAGTGGACGACTACCGCCCGGCCCGGCGCGTGATGCATCGGGCCACGGTGCTGGGGGATGTGCCGTTTTAA
- the tauC gene encoding taurine ABC transporter permease TauC gives MSTYEIPAASAKTSSPTSPLPLRRSLGTRWISVLTLVSLITLWWAVTATGLIEPLFLPPPSAVLQKGWLLATSGYMDSTLWQHLGASLGRIGLGLGFAVLSAVPVGIAIGHNRIARGVLDPLIEFYRPIPPLAYLPLIVIWCGIGELSKVLLIYLAIFAPIAIATATGVRTVDPAKLRAAQSLGATRAQLIRHVILPSALPDILTGVRIGLGVGWSTLVAAELIAATSGLGFMVQSAAQFLVTDVVVLGILVIALIAFAMEMGLRALQRKLVPWHGQTH, from the coding sequence ATGAGCACTTATGAGATCCCGGCCGCATCGGCCAAGACCTCCAGCCCGACCAGTCCCCTGCCACTGCGGCGCAGCCTCGGCACCCGCTGGATCAGCGTCCTGACCCTGGTCAGCCTGATCACGCTGTGGTGGGCCGTGACCGCCACCGGTTTGATCGAACCACTGTTCCTGCCGCCACCCTCGGCGGTGCTGCAAAAGGGTTGGCTGCTGGCGACCAGCGGCTACATGGACTCGACCTTGTGGCAACACCTGGGCGCCAGCCTTGGACGTATTGGTCTGGGTCTGGGGTTTGCCGTGCTGAGTGCCGTACCGGTGGGCATTGCCATCGGTCACAACCGCATCGCCCGGGGCGTGCTCGACCCGCTGATCGAGTTCTACCGGCCGATTCCACCATTGGCCTATCTGCCCCTGATCGTGATCTGGTGCGGCATCGGCGAGCTGTCCAAGGTCCTGCTGATCTACCTCGCGATCTTTGCGCCGATTGCCATCGCCACCGCCACCGGCGTACGTACCGTCGACCCGGCCAAACTGCGCGCCGCGCAGTCGCTGGGGGCAACCCGGGCACAACTGATTCGCCACGTGATTTTGCCCAGCGCCTTGCCGGACATTCTCACCGGTGTGCGCATCGGCCTGGGCGTGGGCTGGTCGACCCTGGTCGCCGCCGAACTGATTGCCGCCACCAGCGGCCTGGGTTTCATGGTGCAGTCGGCCGCGCAGTTCCTGGTCACCGACGTCGTGGTCCTGGGCATCCTGGTGATCGCGCTGATTGCCTTTGCCATGGAGATGGGCCTGCGTGCCCTGCAACGCAAACTGGTGCCGTGGCACGGCCAGACCCATTGA
- the tauB gene encoding taurine ABC transporter ATP-binding subunit, translating to MALLQLERISAQYPGSPEPVLADISLTLGPQQLLVALGPSGSGKTSLLNLIAGFVEPSAGRITLDGVPVKGPGAERGVVFQDDALLPWQDVLANVGFGLELAGVPRAQREIRAREMLALVDLAGFDSRRIWQLSGGQKQRVGLARALAADPRVLLMDEPFGALDAFTREQMQELLLQVWRRTAKPVFLITHDIEEAVFLATDLILLAPNPGQIVERLTLDFGQRYAAGESARAIKSDPRFIETREHVLARVFSQRSAAQRQERA from the coding sequence ATGGCCTTGCTACAGCTGGAGCGCATCAGCGCACAGTACCCAGGCAGCCCGGAACCGGTACTGGCGGATATTTCCTTGACCCTGGGGCCCCAGCAACTGCTGGTCGCCCTCGGCCCGTCCGGCAGTGGCAAGACCTCGCTTTTGAACCTGATCGCCGGGTTTGTCGAGCCCAGCGCCGGGCGCATCACCCTCGACGGCGTCCCTGTCAAAGGCCCAGGTGCCGAACGCGGCGTGGTGTTCCAGGACGATGCATTGCTGCCTTGGCAGGATGTGCTGGCCAACGTTGGTTTCGGCCTCGAACTGGCCGGTGTACCCCGCGCCCAGCGTGAAATCCGGGCGCGGGAAATGCTCGCCCTGGTCGACCTCGCAGGCTTTGACAGCCGGCGCATCTGGCAGCTCTCGGGCGGTCAGAAACAGCGCGTCGGCCTGGCTCGCGCCCTTGCCGCCGACCCACGGGTGTTGCTGATGGACGAACCCTTCGGCGCCCTCGACGCCTTCACCCGCGAACAGATGCAGGAGCTGTTGCTGCAAGTCTGGCGCCGCACCGCCAAACCGGTATTCCTGATTACCCATGACATCGAAGAGGCGGTGTTCCTCGCCACCGACCTGATTCTGCTCGCGCCCAACCCCGGGCAAATCGTCGAACGCCTGACATTGGATTTCGGGCAGCGATATGCCGCCGGCGAATCGGCACGGGCGATCAAATCCGACCCGCGCTTCATTGAAACCCGCGAACACGTGCTCGCCCGTGTGTTCTCGCAACGCAGCGCCGCCCAGCGGCAGGAGCGCGCATGA
- the tauA gene encoding taurine ABC transporter substrate-binding protein gives MKLHFPLRLLAAASLAAASFFAQAADVTVAYQTTVDPAKVAQADGAYEKATNAKIDWRKFDNGADIIAAIASGDVQIGYLGSSPLTAAITRKVPVQTFLIATQIGAAEALVARDGSGIKTPQDLVGKKIAVPFVSTGHYSLLAALKHWNIDPSKVTVLNLAPPAIIAAWKRGDIDATYVWDPALGVAKENGKVLITSGELAKFGAPTFDAWIVRKDFAEKHPEIVTAFAKVTLDAYADYRKDPQAWLANQGNVDKLVKLSGAKASDIPLLLQGNVYPLAADQVLTLGAPTTKAITDTATFLKEQGKVEAVLPDYAPYVSAKYITN, from the coding sequence ATGAAACTGCACTTCCCCCTACGCCTCCTGGCGGCCGCGTCCCTGGCTGCCGCGAGCTTTTTCGCCCAGGCGGCCGACGTCACTGTCGCCTACCAGACCACCGTTGACCCGGCCAAAGTGGCTCAGGCCGACGGCGCCTACGAAAAAGCTACCAACGCCAAGATCGACTGGCGCAAATTCGACAACGGTGCCGACATCATCGCCGCCATCGCCTCCGGCGACGTGCAGATCGGCTACCTGGGTTCCAGCCCGCTGACCGCGGCAATTACCCGCAAAGTGCCAGTCCAGACGTTCCTTATCGCCACCCAGATCGGCGCCGCCGAAGCCTTGGTCGCCCGCGACGGTTCCGGGATCAAGACCCCACAAGACCTGGTCGGCAAGAAGATCGCCGTGCCCTTTGTCTCCACCGGTCACTACAGCCTGCTGGCCGCGCTCAAGCACTGGAACATCGACCCCTCGAAAGTCACCGTGCTCAACCTCGCCCCGCCGGCGATTATCGCGGCGTGGAAACGCGGTGACATCGACGCCACCTACGTCTGGGACCCGGCCCTGGGCGTTGCCAAGGAAAACGGCAAGGTGCTGATCACCTCCGGCGAACTGGCCAAGTTCGGCGCTCCGACTTTCGATGCCTGGATCGTGCGCAAGGACTTCGCCGAGAAGCACCCGGAAATCGTCACCGCCTTCGCCAAAGTCACCCTCGATGCCTACGCCGACTATCGCAAAGACCCGCAAGCCTGGCTCGCCAACCAGGGCAACGTCGACAAGCTGGTGAAGCTGTCTGGTGCCAAGGCCAGCGACATTCCGCTGCTGCTGCAAGGCAACGTCTACCCGCTGGCGGCTGATCAGGTGCTCACCCTGGGTGCACCGACCACCAAGGCCATTACCGACACCGCCACGTTCCTCAAGGAACAAGGCAAGGTCGAGGCCGTGCTGCCGGACTACGCGCCCTACGTCAGCGCCAAATACATCACCAACTGA